The Acidobacteriota bacterium genome contains a region encoding:
- a CDS encoding helix-turn-helix domain-containing protein, with amino-acid sequence MTRLSPYLSTVEAAEFLHLSPKTLEGYRCRGGGPAYRKHGRKVVYRLDELEAWSAAGNRTSTSDPGPGQ; translated from the coding sequence ATGACCCGCCTAAGCCCCTACCTCTCCACCGTAGAGGCTGCCGAGTTCCTCCACCTGTCGCCGAAGACCCTTGAGGGCTACCGGTGTCGCGGCGGTGGCCCTGCCTACCGCAAGCATGGCCGGAAGGTCGTTTATCGGCTCGATGAGCTGGAAGCATGGTCCGCTGCCGGCAATCGCACCTCCACCTCTGACCCTGGCCCGGGGCAGTGA
- a CDS encoding helix-turn-helix domain-containing protein has protein sequence MSNLAAYPPSRPYLSTVEAAEFLHLSPQTLEGYRCRGGGPAYRKHGRRVVYHVDDLERWSDERRSPSTPEREVRA, from the coding sequence ATGTCTAATCTTGCTGCGTACCCTCCTTCCCGCCCCTACCTCTCCACGGTAGAGGCTGCCGAGTTCCTCCACCTCTCGCCGCAGACCCTTGAGGGTTACCGGTGCCGAGGTGGCGGCCCTGCCTATCGCAAGCATGGCCGCCGCGTCGTCTACCACGTCGACGACCTAGAGCGCTGGTCCGATGAGCGCCGCTCCCCTTCTACGCCTGAGCGGGAGGTGCGAGCATGA
- a CDS encoding tyrosine-type recombinase/integrase: MPKVNLTHRSIQSLVHEGEWMVDYMDRALPGFGVRLHKNGRKTFFVRYRLEGRKRITLGVYPTMSLADARSKAKDVLGRVARGEDPQQAKQIDKEAITFGELAAEYLEKHAKLKKRSWKEDQRILGKDLLPAWRRKKAGKISRREVGELLDEVVARGAPIMANRVKALISKIYAFGMSRDLVDHNPCYAVPMPAKAKQRDRVLSEEEIRSVWQAMHVEELVMGATFKMRLLTAQRGIEVLTMRWEHIDGDWWTIPAEVAKNGRSQRVPLVSQTLALLDELREVTGDSEWVFASPRKPGARITAVQKAAARIARRAEVDFTPHDLRRTAATSMASLGVDRLVIQKILNHVDSGVTAIYDRHSYDAEKREALERWGEKVEAILTGNSKGNLVRIAGGMG, from the coding sequence ATGCCCAAGGTCAATCTCACCCACCGCAGCATCCAGTCCCTCGTTCACGAGGGCGAGTGGATGGTGGACTACATGGACCGAGCGCTGCCCGGATTCGGGGTCCGCCTCCACAAGAACGGCCGGAAGACTTTCTTCGTGCGCTATCGGCTCGAGGGGCGCAAGCGAATCACGCTCGGGGTCTACCCGACGATGAGCCTTGCCGATGCGCGCTCGAAGGCGAAGGACGTGCTGGGGCGAGTGGCTCGGGGTGAGGATCCGCAGCAGGCCAAGCAGATCGACAAGGAAGCAATAACTTTCGGCGAGCTCGCGGCGGAGTATCTCGAGAAGCATGCGAAGCTGAAGAAGCGGTCGTGGAAAGAGGACCAGCGCATCCTCGGGAAGGACCTCCTGCCCGCGTGGCGGCGCAAGAAGGCTGGGAAGATCAGCCGGCGCGAGGTGGGGGAGCTGCTCGACGAGGTGGTGGCCCGTGGAGCGCCGATCATGGCGAATCGGGTCAAGGCACTGATCTCCAAGATCTACGCTTTCGGTATGAGCCGCGACCTGGTTGACCACAACCCTTGCTACGCCGTTCCTATGCCGGCGAAGGCGAAGCAGCGGGACCGGGTCTTGAGTGAGGAAGAGATCCGGTCTGTGTGGCAGGCGATGCACGTGGAGGAGCTGGTGATGGGCGCCACCTTCAAGATGCGGCTGCTGACCGCGCAGCGGGGGATTGAGGTCCTGACCATGCGGTGGGAGCACATCGATGGAGACTGGTGGACGATTCCGGCTGAGGTGGCCAAGAACGGGCGCTCGCAACGCGTGCCACTGGTTTCCCAAACGCTAGCGCTGCTCGACGAGCTTCGAGAGGTCACCGGCGATTCCGAGTGGGTCTTTGCCAGTCCGCGAAAGCCCGGCGCCCGCATCACAGCGGTTCAGAAGGCCGCCGCCCGCATCGCCCGTCGGGCCGAGGTCGACTTCACGCCCCACGACCTGCGCCGCACCGCCGCCACCTCCATGGCTTCACTGGGCGTCGACCGGCTGGTGATCCAGAAGATCCTGAACCATGTGGATTCTGGGGTGACGGCGATCTATGACCGGCATAGCTATGACGCGGAGAAGCGGGAGGCTCTGGAGCGGTGGGGGGAGAAGGTCGAGGCCATCCTCACCGGCAATTCGAAGGGCAACCTGGTCCGGATTGCTGGAGGAATGGGTTAG
- a CDS encoding type II toxin-antitoxin system HicB family antitoxin encodes MSDYHINIFFSEEDGGYIADIPDLQACSAFGETAEQALAEVERAKAAWLAAAKEAGKPIPPPRYRPVIYQVPG; translated from the coding sequence ATGAGCGACTACCACATCAATATCTTCTTCAGCGAGGAAGATGGTGGTTACATTGCCGACATCCCCGACCTTCAAGCCTGCTCCGCCTTCGGCGAGACGGCTGAGCAGGCTCTTGCCGAGGTCGAGCGCGCGAAGGCCGCCTGGCTCGCAGCTGCGAAGGAGGCCGGAAAGCCGATCCCGCCTCCGCGATATCGTCCGGTGATTTACCAGGTGCCTGGGTAG
- a CDS encoding type II toxin-antitoxin system HicA family toxin, with product MKPWKLLKRLVRSDLQNVSFADLQRLVEAFGFALVRVSGSHHIFSHPGVPELVNLQEIKGQAKPYQIRQFLRLVERYNLTLEEPS from the coding sequence ATGAAGCCCTGGAAGCTACTCAAGAGGCTGGTGAGAAGCGACCTTCAGAATGTGAGCTTCGCCGATCTTCAGCGGTTGGTCGAGGCGTTCGGCTTTGCGCTGGTGAGGGTGAGCGGGAGTCACCACATTTTCTCCCACCCGGGAGTTCCCGAGCTGGTGAATCTGCAGGAGATCAAGGGGCAGGCGAAGCCGTACCAGATCCGCCAGTTCCTCCGCCTCGTCGAGCGGTACAATTTGACCCTGGAGGAACCCTCATGA